One region of Mucilaginibacter sp. 14171R-50 genomic DNA includes:
- the ybeY gene encoding rRNA maturation RNase YbeY, which translates to MPAITFHEEDITYKLKNKTAVRKWITDAIVTEGYKLRELTYIFCTDEYLLQINRQYLNHDTYTDIITFDNSDEEGFIAGDIFISIERIRDNAAKFNVTEAQELHRVLIHGALHLVGYKDKSPADKKKMTSKEDLYLEKRSFNN; encoded by the coding sequence ATGCCCGCAATTACCTTCCACGAAGAAGACATAACGTATAAATTAAAAAATAAAACAGCCGTACGCAAGTGGATAACCGACGCCATTGTTACCGAAGGTTACAAGCTGCGCGAGCTTACCTACATTTTTTGTACCGACGAATACCTGCTGCAAATAAATCGCCAATATCTTAATCACGATACTTATACGGATATCATCACGTTTGACAATTCGGATGAGGAAGGCTTTATTGCCGGTGATATATTTATTTCAATTGAACGCATACGTGATAATGCCGCTAAATTTAACGTTACCGAAGCCCAGGAGTTGCATCGCGTTTTGATACACGGAGCCCTGCATTTGGTTGGGTACAAAGACAAATCGCCGGCGGATAAGAAGAAAATGACATCTAAAGAAGATTTGTATTTAGAAAAAAGAAGTTTTAATAATTAA
- a CDS encoding ATP-binding protein yields MEQVNVQTAQLYTLQLPSKRESITLLEALIEEVADKYQVSEDTFANMMTCLNEAVMNAIIHGNKLDPEKTVFVNVDVDAKRIVWTVTDEGTGFDYNNLADPTAPDRLEELTGRGVFILKHLADQCIFNATGNEVELHFKI; encoded by the coding sequence ATGGAACAGGTAAATGTTCAAACAGCTCAGCTTTATACACTGCAACTTCCGTCGAAGCGCGAAAGCATAACCTTGCTTGAAGCTTTGATAGAAGAAGTGGCGGATAAATACCAGGTGAGTGAGGATACATTTGCCAACATGATGACCTGCCTTAACGAAGCGGTGATGAACGCTATAATCCACGGTAATAAATTAGACCCGGAAAAAACCGTTTTTGTTAATGTAGACGTTGATGCCAAACGAATTGTATGGACGGTGACCGACGAAGGCACCGGATTTGACTATAACAACCTGGCTGACCCGACCGCACCCGACCGCCTGGAAGAATTAACCGGACGGGGAGTATTCATTTTAAAACACCTGGCTGACCAATGTATATTTAATGCTACCGGTAATGAGGTTGAACTACATTTTAAAATATAA
- a CDS encoding DUF4175 family protein, translated as MSSSENYDLLIQKIDFFIRKYHYNNLLRGLIFLGAGLFSAYVLITLSEYFGNFDTTLRTILFYFFILLNLGLLVWLVLPPLLARLKLGSTLTHDQAAEIIGRHFNDINDKLLNTLQLKKQADENAAHRDLIEASINQKIKTLNPVSFPSAVNIRENSKYLKWVIPPAAVICIIAFAAPSVLTESTRRLIRHNEYFAPVAPFQFLVLNKDLSAVQGEDYKLELKLTGDKLPADIYVETANATFKLDKDNISRFHYLFTNLQKNTAFRLLGNDFKSAPYEIKVNPKPVLLNFDAELIYPVYLHKKNEILANAGDLTLPAGTTVNWKFHTQNTSSLLFKINGANETLRPSDDNVFEHRERILKNAIYNVSPLNNAVTRPDSAGYHINVIADEAPAIEVQEKPDSVSMKAIYFTGRVQDDHGFSSLTFHYKTAGTGVGHSVSKPVKVDLSATESGFFYLWNLKDLGIKAGDAITYYFEVADNDGVTGPKTARTPERTLNIPDAAQLAEQLNAGSLAVKQKMQSAVKLAGQLEKSAQKLNQALLDKNNLSFDEKKQVEELLQKRKDLNDLVKDIQTENKKNLYNRQENQQQTQELIEMQKQIENLFNNVLDEKTKELLQKLQQLLQENQKDGTRDELSKMQMDNKSLKKELDRILELYKKLGFEQKLNQNINQLNQLAEDQKKLADENQRSGNNNNALQQQQKLNQDFENVKKSLDELQKENEQNGNKQDFKNPEAENQAIDEQMKQSEKALKNNNRQQASKAQQQAAKQMKQLAAKLQNDEAEGQESENAVDARQLRELLKSLVNSSFTQEKIMQMLRQTNPADPGYISLAQKQKDIKDNLKTAEDSLYALSRRIPQIQSTVNKEISGVNEQIDQALENLGERKTPEAMRNQQFAMTSMNNLALLLSEALDQLQKQQNKSGKGKGKQPSLSQLSKMQEQLNKNMQKARDEMQKMGNPQQGKNGQQGISEQFAKMAREQQMIRQSLQQLNQENNKDGTNSLGNLDKIAKEMEQTENDLVNKRITNEALKRQQQIQSRLLEAEKAEQEREQDQKRESRAANDMPPGYIKALQDYERVKTKQTEQIKTVPPALNLYYRQKIKHYFDQLNGK; from the coding sequence ATGAGCTCCTCCGAAAACTATGATTTGCTGATTCAGAAGATCGATTTTTTTATTCGCAAGTACCATTATAACAACCTGCTGCGCGGGCTGATATTTTTGGGCGCGGGTTTGTTTTCGGCCTATGTACTGATAACCCTGAGCGAGTACTTTGGCAATTTCGATACTACACTGCGCACCATACTGTTCTACTTTTTTATACTTTTAAATTTGGGGTTGCTGGTATGGCTGGTATTACCCCCGCTTTTGGCCCGGTTAAAATTAGGCAGCACCTTAACACATGACCAGGCAGCAGAAATTATTGGCCGCCACTTTAACGATATTAACGATAAACTGCTAAACACCCTGCAGCTAAAAAAGCAGGCTGACGAAAACGCGGCCCACCGCGACCTGATAGAGGCCAGTATCAATCAAAAAATAAAAACGTTAAATCCGGTTAGCTTTCCTTCGGCGGTTAATATCCGCGAGAATAGCAAATATTTGAAGTGGGTTATTCCGCCTGCGGCCGTTATCTGTATCATCGCATTTGCTGCCCCATCGGTATTAACAGAAAGTACCCGGCGGCTTATACGCCACAATGAGTACTTTGCTCCGGTTGCCCCTTTTCAGTTTTTGGTGCTTAACAAAGATCTTTCGGCGGTACAGGGCGAGGACTATAAACTCGAACTTAAATTAACCGGCGATAAGCTGCCTGCGGATATTTATGTAGAAACGGCCAATGCTACGTTTAAACTCGATAAAGACAACATCAGCAGGTTTCATTACCTGTTCACCAACCTTCAAAAAAACACCGCTTTCCGGTTGCTTGGTAACGATTTTAAATCGGCGCCATACGAAATAAAGGTCAACCCAAAACCCGTTTTGCTAAACTTTGATGCCGAATTAATTTACCCCGTATATCTTCATAAAAAGAACGAGATTTTGGCCAATGCCGGCGACCTTACCCTGCCCGCCGGCACAACCGTTAACTGGAAATTTCATACTCAAAACACGTCGTCGCTGTTATTCAAAATAAATGGTGCAAACGAAACCCTCCGGCCATCGGACGACAATGTTTTTGAGCACCGCGAGCGGATTTTAAAGAACGCTATTTACAATGTTAGTCCGTTAAACAACGCCGTTACTCGCCCCGATTCAGCAGGCTACCACATCAATGTTATTGCAGATGAGGCGCCGGCCATTGAAGTACAGGAAAAACCCGATTCGGTAAGTATGAAAGCTATTTATTTTACCGGCAGGGTACAGGACGACCATGGTTTTTCATCCTTAACCTTTCATTACAAAACAGCCGGTACGGGCGTTGGGCATTCCGTCAGCAAACCGGTTAAAGTTGACTTATCCGCTACCGAATCAGGGTTCTTTTACCTCTGGAACCTGAAGGATCTGGGCATAAAAGCGGGTGACGCCATTACTTATTATTTCGAGGTTGCCGATAACGACGGTGTTACCGGCCCCAAAACCGCACGCACGCCCGAGCGTACATTAAATATCCCGGACGCCGCCCAACTGGCAGAACAGTTAAATGCAGGCTCCCTGGCGGTTAAACAAAAAATGCAATCGGCCGTAAAACTGGCCGGGCAACTCGAGAAAAGCGCGCAGAAGCTAAACCAGGCTTTGCTTGATAAAAACAACCTGTCGTTCGACGAGAAAAAACAAGTTGAAGAATTGCTGCAAAAGCGCAAAGACCTGAATGACCTGGTAAAAGATATACAGACCGAAAATAAAAAGAACCTCTACAACCGCCAGGAAAATCAGCAGCAAACGCAGGAACTGATAGAGATGCAAAAACAGATAGAAAACCTGTTTAACAACGTGCTCGACGAAAAAACCAAAGAATTGCTTCAAAAACTGCAACAATTACTTCAGGAAAACCAGAAGGACGGCACCCGCGATGAACTGTCAAAAATGCAGATGGACAATAAATCGCTAAAAAAAGAACTTGATCGCATCCTGGAGCTTTACAAAAAACTGGGCTTTGAACAAAAGCTTAATCAAAACATAAACCAACTGAATCAATTAGCCGAAGATCAAAAAAAACTGGCCGATGAGAACCAACGGTCCGGTAATAATAACAATGCCCTGCAGCAGCAGCAAAAACTCAATCAGGATTTTGAGAACGTTAAAAAATCGCTGGACGAACTGCAAAAAGAGAATGAGCAAAACGGCAACAAGCAGGACTTTAAAAATCCTGAGGCGGAAAACCAGGCTATTGACGAACAGATGAAGCAAAGCGAAAAGGCGTTAAAAAATAACAACCGCCAGCAGGCATCCAAAGCGCAGCAGCAAGCAGCAAAACAAATGAAACAGCTTGCCGCTAAATTGCAAAACGATGAAGCCGAAGGCCAGGAAAGCGAGAACGCGGTTGATGCACGCCAGTTGCGTGAGTTACTGAAGTCGCTTGTTAACAGCTCGTTTACACAGGAAAAGATCATGCAAATGCTACGGCAGACCAATCCTGCCGACCCTGGATATATATCCCTGGCACAAAAGCAAAAGGACATAAAAGATAACTTAAAAACAGCCGAGGACAGCCTATACGCATTAAGCCGGCGTATACCCCAGATACAATCGACAGTTAACAAAGAAATTAGCGGCGTTAACGAGCAAATTGACCAGGCGCTGGAGAACTTAGGCGAACGGAAAACACCCGAGGCCATGCGCAACCAGCAGTTTGCCATGACCAGTATGAATAATTTGGCATTGCTATTGAGCGAAGCGCTTGATCAATTGCAAAAGCAGCAAAATAAAAGCGGGAAGGGAAAGGGGAAACAGCCGTCGCTATCGCAGTTAAGCAAAATGCAGGAGCAGTTAAATAAGAACATGCAAAAAGCACGCGATGAGATGCAAAAAATGGGCAACCCGCAGCAGGGCAAAAACGGCCAACAAGGCATCAGCGAGCAATTTGCTAAAATGGCCCGCGAACAGCAAATGATCAGGCAATCGTTACAACAGCTAAACCAGGAAAACAATAAAGACGGAACAAACAGTTTGGGAAATTTGGATAAAATTGCAAAAGAAATGGAACAAACTGAGAACGATCTCGTAAACAAGAGAATTACAAACGAGGCGTTAAAACGGCAACAGCAAATACAATCGCGATTGCTGGAGGCTGAAAAAGCGGAACAGGAAAGAGAGCAGGACCAAAAGAGAGAAAGCCGGGCGGCAAATGATATGCCGCCAGGGTATATTAAAGCTTTGCAGGATTACGAGAGGGTTAAGACAAAGCAAACGGAACAGATAAAAACCGTACCGCCAGCACTTAACTTGTACTACAGGCAAAAAATTAAACACTACTTTGATCAACTTAATGGAAAATGA
- a CDS encoding MFS transporter, whose translation MNVSTFKAFQSRNYRLYFAGQSVSLIGTWMQKTAVSWVIYTLTHSTFMLGLTLFASQFPSFLLSLFGGVVSDRYNRYRVLLTTQVASMIQATLLAVIILMKHYAVWEILALSVLLGVINAFDVPARQSLVYEMISDKKDLPNALALNSSMVNLSRLIGPGIAGFILEYWGDGVCFALNAASFIAVIGSLLMMRLPKYVKTSHAKNVFGELKEGFSYLKATPSISFVIIMLGLISLLVLPFSTLIPYYAREVFKGNATTFGVVDSVIGLGAFSGAIFLASLKAGSNLKKILSINTLIFGVGLVLFSHEVSYPLALIFATIAGFGMMSQITISNTLIQTTVEPGMRGRVISFYAMAFFGLQPIGGLLVGAVSKWIGAPNTILLEGVAALVIGLLHFRFLRKEKLKQQQNVMAVDEQHLQAV comes from the coding sequence ATGAACGTCAGCACTTTTAAAGCTTTCCAGAGCCGTAATTACCGTTTATACTTCGCCGGACAATCAGTTTCCCTCATTGGCACCTGGATGCAAAAAACCGCAGTAAGCTGGGTAATTTATACGCTTACACATTCCACTTTTATGCTTGGGCTTACCCTTTTTGCCAGCCAGTTTCCCTCTTTTCTATTATCGCTTTTTGGCGGTGTAGTGTCAGACAGGTACAATCGCTACCGGGTGCTGCTAACCACCCAGGTTGCATCAATGATACAGGCAACGCTTTTAGCTGTAATTATATTAATGAAGCACTACGCCGTTTGGGAAATTTTGGCACTAAGCGTTTTACTTGGCGTTATCAACGCCTTTGATGTGCCCGCAAGGCAATCGCTTGTTTATGAAATGATATCTGATAAAAAGGACCTGCCCAACGCGCTTGCGCTGAATTCATCAATGGTTAATCTTTCGCGACTGATAGGGCCGGGAATTGCGGGCTTTATATTGGAGTACTGGGGCGATGGCGTTTGCTTTGCGCTAAATGCCGCAAGCTTTATAGCTGTAATAGGGTCGTTATTAATGATGCGCTTGCCGAAATATGTAAAAACCAGTCATGCAAAAAATGTATTTGGCGAATTGAAGGAGGGCTTTAGTTACCTTAAGGCTACCCCATCCATTTCCTTTGTAATAATAATGCTTGGACTGATCAGTTTATTAGTGCTTCCGTTTAGTACCCTGATACCCTATTATGCCCGCGAGGTATTTAAGGGCAACGCCACCACCTTCGGGGTGGTAGATAGCGTAATTGGCCTTGGGGCCTTTAGCGGCGCTATATTTTTGGCATCGTTAAAAGCAGGCAGTAACCTTAAAAAGATATTGAGCATCAACACGCTGATATTTGGGGTTGGTTTGGTGCTGTTCTCGCACGAGGTCTCTTATCCGCTTGCGCTTATATTTGCCACTATAGCGGGTTTTGGGATGATGTCGCAAATTACCATTAGCAATACCCTTATACAAACAACTGTTGAACCGGGCATGCGCGGCCGGGTTATCAGCTTTTACGCCATGGCTTTTTTTGGGTTGCAGCCCATAGGCGGGCTGTTAGTTGGGGCCGTATCAAAGTGGATTGGAGCCCCAAATACCATTTTGCTGGAGGGGGTAGCTGCGTTGGTTATTGGCTTACTGCACTTCCGCTTTTTGCGTAAAGAGAAACTGAAACAGCAACAAAATGTAATGGCGGTTGACGAGCAACACTTGCAGGCGGTTTAA
- a CDS encoding response regulator transcription factor, producing MLNKTRVPKQLLPQIEEYADAFDSLPCTVIIHDLRDWSVIYMSHRGLALLQSTKEEITELSSGEYYKLYFNQEDAEDYVPKILSLLERNNDEEMVTYFQQVRFPGKEDWNWHMSSTKIFMRDDNGNPGTTITISVPLDAMHHMTAKAERLLQENNFLRKNYEKFSALTRREKEVLTHVALGKSAGEIAAELFISVATAETHRKNIKQKLNASTYDLMQYARAFDLV from the coding sequence ATGCTAAATAAAACACGCGTACCTAAGCAACTATTACCACAAATTGAAGAATATGCCGACGCATTTGATTCCCTTCCGTGCACGGTTATTATACATGACCTGCGCGACTGGTCGGTTATTTACATGTCTCACAGGGGCTTAGCACTATTGCAGTCTACTAAAGAAGAGATCACAGAACTTTCGTCGGGCGAATATTATAAATTATACTTTAACCAGGAGGACGCCGAAGACTACGTACCTAAAATATTGTCGTTGCTTGAAAGAAACAATGACGAAGAAATGGTTACTTATTTTCAGCAAGTGCGTTTCCCCGGTAAGGAAGATTGGAACTGGCATATGTCGAGCACTAAAATATTTATGCGGGACGACAATGGTAACCCCGGAACAACCATAACTATTTCGGTGCCGCTTGATGCCATGCACCATATGACAGCCAAGGCAGAGCGTTTGTTGCAGGAAAACAATTTTTTAAGAAAAAATTACGAGAAGTTCTCCGCATTGACCCGTCGGGAAAAAGAAGTGCTTACGCATGTGGCGTTAGGTAAAAGCGCCGGCGAAATTGCCGCAGAACTATTCATATCTGTCGCCACAGCCGAAACTCATCGCAAAAATATAAAGCAAAAGCTTAATGCGAGCACGTACGATTTGATGCAATATGCCCGCGCCTTCGATCTGGTTTAA
- a CDS encoding thioredoxin domain-containing protein, with translation MKLSKLSETGLSQLIGTVQLVLIIFLIGYVLNLNTQLSRINKKLAGITTAGKKTPDRVVINPDKQSPVLGPDDATVTMTIFSDFECSFCNVFATEIFPALKSKYVDKGLIKVNFRHLPLAFHKNALMAAEASACANEQGKFWDLHDYLFKNQSMLSAPLIDQWASTNKLDTARFKGCIIDHRYKSKIEKDIAEAKLAGLEGTPAIVINGQLTMGARTYEHFADLIDKELLKACTDCKI, from the coding sequence TTGAAGTTAAGTAAACTATCCGAAACCGGCCTTAGCCAGCTCATCGGAACCGTACAACTCGTCCTTATTATTTTCCTGATCGGTTATGTGCTTAATTTAAATACGCAGCTTAGCCGCATTAATAAAAAGCTGGCGGGCATTACAACTGCCGGTAAAAAAACACCTGACAGGGTCGTTATCAACCCGGATAAGCAATCGCCCGTGCTTGGCCCCGACGATGCCACCGTAACCATGACCATCTTCTCGGATTTCGAGTGCAGCTTTTGCAATGTGTTCGCTACCGAAATTTTTCCGGCGCTTAAAAGCAAGTACGTAGACAAAGGCCTGATAAAAGTTAACTTCAGGCACCTGCCCCTGGCGTTTCATAAAAACGCGCTAATGGCGGCCGAAGCTTCGGCCTGCGCAAATGAACAGGGGAAGTTTTGGGACCTGCACGATTACCTGTTTAAAAACCAAAGCATGCTTAGCGCCCCGCTTATTGATCAATGGGCCAGTACTAATAAGCTGGATACCGCCAGATTTAAGGGCTGTATCATTGATCATAGATACAAAAGCAAAATCGAGAAAGATATTGCAGAAGCAAAGCTTGCGGGCCTGGAGGGCACGCCCGCCATCGTGATAAACGGCCAGCTAACTATGGGAGCCCGCACCTACGAACATTTTGCGGACCTGATAGATAAGGAGCTTTTAAAAGCCTGTACTGATTGTAAGATCTGA
- a CDS encoding flagellar motor protein MotB: MKLRIFMPMLFIVAIGASSCVSNKKYKELQASYDKLDSNTREVRGRYLLTQRNLDLANQKLTSLDEQIASERANNKQLQSALDKCLTSSGQGNVNISKLVDEINSSNRYIQQLVNAKNKSDSLNMVLTNNLTRSLSQSEMKDVDVKVLKGVVYVSLADNMLYKSGSYEISDRAGETLSKIAKIIKDYSNYDVLIEGNTDNVPISQKNIRNNWDLSALRASSVVQALQNNYQVDPKRLTAGGRGEYNPIADNSTPSGKAQNRRTQIIITPKLDQFMDLIGKAPETAPAKQ, encoded by the coding sequence ATGAAACTCAGAATATTTATGCCGATGCTGTTTATCGTAGCTATCGGGGCCTCGAGTTGTGTAAGCAATAAAAAGTACAAAGAATTGCAAGCCAGCTACGATAAACTGGACAGTAACACGCGGGAAGTAAGGGGCAGATACCTGCTTACCCAACGCAACCTTGATCTGGCCAACCAAAAGTTGACGAGCCTTGATGAGCAAATAGCTTCTGAACGGGCAAATAATAAACAGCTACAGTCGGCGCTCGATAAGTGTTTAACCTCAAGCGGCCAGGGAAATGTAAATATCTCTAAACTGGTTGACGAGATAAACAGCTCGAACAGATACATACAGCAACTGGTAAACGCCAAGAACAAGAGCGACTCGCTTAATATGGTGTTAACCAACAACCTTACACGCTCGTTAAGTCAATCAGAGATGAAGGATGTGGATGTTAAAGTATTAAAAGGCGTGGTTTATGTTTCGCTGGCTGACAATATGCTTTATAAGTCGGGCAGTTACGAAATATCCGACCGTGCAGGCGAAACCCTTAGTAAGATCGCCAAGATCATTAAAGACTACAGCAATTACGATGTGCTGATTGAAGGTAATACCGATAATGTGCCTATCTCGCAAAAGAATATACGTAACAACTGGGATTTGAGTGCCTTAAGGGCATCATCTGTAGTGCAGGCGCTGCAAAACAATTACCAGGTTGACCCTAAACGTTTAACAGCCGGGGGCCGTGGCGAATATAACCCTATTGCCGATAACAGCACACCTTCGGGCAAGGCTCAAAACAGGCGTACCCAAATTATCATTACGCCAAAACTCGATCAGTTTATGGACCTGATAGGCAAAGCGCCCGAAACAGCGCCGGCCAAACAATAA
- a CDS encoding sialate O-acetylesterase, which translates to MKTRLLLCLLCAVIITGCKKDKPFPPPVDPPVETPVNKSFAVANVLQSNMVIQRDKPARIWGYGKASGVVTVTASWSNGPLTATINSHGEWEVNLASAPANAIAQTISVTTPGETAISLTNILIGDVWVCAGQSNMVMPVGPLPPSFGGVENYEAEIADANYPQIRSLTVKEDYQGAPIDQFTNPTGWTICAPATAGGLSATAYFFARKLHTELNVPIGIIVSAVNGSWCETWTNNAALQGPLSSYNGQHQSSMLFNGMIAPLTKLSVKGFTWYQGENNQKMTPVTDYTKLNIALINGWRSVFAQGDLPFYYVQITPFDDDARGDETENYLAKFRETQMKVREGIGGTGMVITIDAGEKDNHHPRYKKQVGDRLALLALNRTYFKNVQCIGPQYASFSQSGNTITINFVNSTATGLTTMGNKPLKQYFFVAGADRAFRLALASISGDKIMLIVPNGTPSPVVAVRYAFTNYPLTNLQNNAGLPMEPFRTDNWTN; encoded by the coding sequence GTGAAAACACGTTTACTGTTGTGCCTTTTGTGCGCCGTAATAATTACCGGGTGTAAAAAAGACAAGCCCTTCCCTCCCCCTGTTGACCCACCGGTTGAAACGCCGGTGAACAAGTCCTTTGCTGTAGCCAATGTGCTGCAAAGTAATATGGTTATACAGCGCGATAAGCCCGCCAGAATTTGGGGGTATGGAAAAGCTTCGGGCGTTGTTACGGTAACTGCAAGCTGGTCTAACGGCCCGCTTACAGCCACCATAAACAGCCATGGCGAATGGGAGGTTAACCTTGCCTCGGCACCGGCCAACGCCATCGCGCAAACTATTTCTGTTACAACACCCGGCGAAACCGCTATATCACTAACTAATATTTTAATTGGCGATGTGTGGGTTTGCGCCGGGCAGTCAAATATGGTTATGCCGGTAGGCCCTTTACCACCCTCGTTTGGTGGCGTGGAAAATTATGAGGCCGAGATAGCTGACGCAAATTACCCGCAAATACGATCCCTAACTGTAAAAGAAGATTACCAGGGCGCACCCATAGACCAATTTACAAATCCAACGGGATGGACAATTTGCGCACCTGCAACCGCAGGCGGGTTAAGCGCTACGGCTTATTTTTTTGCAAGGAAATTACATACCGAATTAAATGTACCTATCGGCATCATTGTTTCGGCCGTTAACGGCAGCTGGTGCGAAACCTGGACAAATAACGCCGCCCTGCAAGGCCCTTTAAGCAGCTATAACGGACAGCATCAAAGTTCGATGCTTTTTAATGGCATGATAGCCCCGTTAACGAAACTATCCGTTAAGGGATTTACATGGTACCAGGGCGAAAACAATCAAAAAATGACCCCTGTTACTGATTATACAAAGTTGAATATCGCATTGATAAACGGCTGGCGATCGGTTTTTGCACAGGGTGACCTCCCCTTTTATTATGTGCAGATAACTCCTTTTGATGATGATGCAAGAGGGGATGAGACAGAAAATTACCTGGCTAAATTCCGCGAAACGCAAATGAAAGTGCGCGAAGGTATAGGCGGTACCGGCATGGTAATTACAATAGATGCGGGCGAAAAAGATAACCATCACCCCCGATATAAAAAACAAGTTGGCGACCGCCTTGCGCTGCTTGCACTAAACCGAACCTACTTTAAAAATGTGCAATGTATAGGCCCGCAGTACGCTTCGTTTTCGCAAAGCGGAAATACAATAACGATAAACTTTGTGAATAGTACGGCAACTGGCTTAACTACCATGGGCAATAAACCCTTAAAACAATACTTTTTTGTAGCCGGTGCCGACCGGGCTTTCCGGCTTGCATTAGCAAGCATCAGCGGCGATAAAATTATGCTTATCGTACCGAATGGTACACCGTCGCCTGTAGTTGCGGTGCGGTATGCTTTTACCAATTATCCATTAACAAACCTGCAAAATAATGCAGGTTTGCCAATGGAGCCCTTTAGAACGGATAACTGGACGAATTAA
- a CDS encoding threonine synthase — MPDKTASDQGSLLVNLKCPQCRAEYNASVIQNFCKTPGCASTLFAQYDLTRSLDRSILKDRPANMWRYRELLPVIDPENIVTMGEGFTPILPIVNLKPFTEGNSVFWKNEAGNPTGSFKARGIGMAVSKAKELGIKTIATPTAGNAGGALAAYAARGGIKAVVYMPMQTPRMFKDECRLYGAELVEVDGNISDCGKLVNEHAGPNGWFQISTLKEPYRLEGKKTMGYEIAEQFNWQVPDVILYPTGGGTGLIGIWKAFDELEQLGWIDSKRPRMVAIQAESCNGIVTAFNAGSHTAEFVDGGFTMANGLRVPKSYADKIILKVLRDSNGAALAVSDTDMNEAVKEIASSEGMLIAPEGAALWQAYKKLKASGWIQPGETVVMVNTGSGYKYLENIKL, encoded by the coding sequence ATGCCTGATAAAACCGCTTCAGACCAAGGGTCGTTATTAGTAAATTTAAAATGCCCCCAATGCAGAGCGGAATACAATGCATCAGTAATTCAAAATTTCTGTAAAACCCCGGGTTGTGCAAGCACCTTGTTTGCGCAGTACGATCTGACACGTTCTCTCGATAGGTCTATACTGAAAGATCGCCCCGCGAATATGTGGCGGTATCGCGAACTGCTGCCGGTTATAGATCCTGAAAACATTGTTACCATGGGCGAGGGCTTTACACCTATACTCCCGATCGTAAACCTAAAGCCGTTTACCGAAGGCAATAGCGTGTTTTGGAAAAATGAAGCAGGCAACCCTACCGGTTCTTTTAAGGCGCGGGGTATTGGGATGGCGGTATCAAAAGCGAAAGAACTGGGGATAAAAACGATTGCAACACCAACCGCGGGCAATGCCGGCGGTGCATTGGCGGCTTATGCAGCGCGCGGGGGTATTAAGGCAGTTGTTTATATGCCTATGCAAACACCCCGGATGTTTAAGGACGAGTGCAGGCTTTATGGCGCCGAACTGGTAGAAGTGGATGGTAATATCAGCGATTGCGGCAAGTTGGTGAACGAACATGCAGGGCCAAACGGTTGGTTCCAGATATCAACCCTGAAGGAGCCTTATCGGTTGGAAGGCAAAAAGACAATGGGTTATGAGATTGCCGAACAGTTTAACTGGCAGGTCCCCGACGTTATATTATACCCAACCGGTGGCGGCACCGGCCTCATTGGTATATGGAAAGCCTTTGACGAACTGGAACAGCTGGGCTGGATAGACAGCAAGCGCCCTCGTATGGTTGCCATACAAGCTGAAAGTTGCAATGGGATAGTAACTGCATTTAACGCCGGGAGCCACACCGCTGAGTTTGTTGATGGCGGGTTTACCATGGCCAACGGTTTGCGCGTACCAAAATCGTATGCGGATAAAATAATACTAAAAGTGCTGCGCGATAGCAACGGAGCCGCTCTTGCAGTAAGCGACACGGACATGAATGAGGCTGTGAAAGAAATAGCCAGTAGCGAAGGTATGCTGATAGCCCCGGAAGGTGCTGCTTTATGGCAGGCCTATAAAAAACTTAAGGCTTCGGGATGGATACAGCCCGGCGAAACCGTGGTAATGGTTAATACCGGCAGCGGATACAAATATTTGGAAAACATCAAACTTTAA
- a CDS encoding VOC family protein: protein MLKDSKAFSGFSVNDIDKAKEFYGEVLGLQVDKTEDMGGMLNIHINGNSNSILVYPKPNHQPATYTILNFPVKDVEATVTELTARGVKFEIYDSEYLKTDERGVSKGNGGPTIAWFKDPAGNFLSVIETDR, encoded by the coding sequence ATGTTAAAAGATTCAAAAGCGTTCAGCGGCTTTTCGGTAAACGATATCGATAAAGCGAAAGAGTTTTATGGCGAAGTATTAGGCCTTCAGGTTGATAAGACCGAAGATATGGGTGGTATGCTCAACATCCATATCAATGGCAACAGCAACAGCATACTGGTATATCCAAAGCCAAACCACCAGCCGGCTACCTACACCATTCTTAATTTTCCGGTAAAGGATGTGGAAGCGACGGTGACCGAACTAACTGCCCGGGGCGTAAAGTTCGAGATATATGATAGCGAATATTTAAAAACCGACGAGCGCGGCGTATCAAAGGGCAACGGCGGCCCAACCATTGCATGGTTTAAAGATCCGGCGGGCAATTTTTTGTCAGTGATCGAGACCGACCGGTAG